A single region of the Acidobacteriota bacterium genome encodes:
- a CDS encoding 4Fe-4S binding protein encodes MSSSDSVNQEKPPSAGIRKKDQPPAEIVINIAWCKGCGICVDFCKPQAIEMKGPVVSIVSVDKCTRCRMCEAMCPDFAIEIDPPVPMEKMAAKAREGRR; translated from the coding sequence ATGAGTTCATCCGACTCTGTCAACCAGGAAAAACCGCCCTCAGCCGGCATCAGGAAGAAAGACCAACCGCCCGCGGAAATCGTGATCAACATCGCGTGGTGCAAGGGCTGTGGCATCTGCGTCGATTTCTGCAAGCCCCAGGCGATCGAGATGAAGGGACCGGTGGTTTCCATCGTCTCGGTGGACAAGTGCACGCGCTGCCGCATGTGCGAGGCCATGTGCCCGGACTTCGCCATCGAGATCGATCCCCCTGTCCCCATGGAGAAAATGGCCGCCAAGGCCCGGGAGGGGCGCCGATGA
- a CDS encoding 2-oxoacid:acceptor oxidoreductase subunit alpha, whose product MTTIKLEPKVRVMSGNEACAHGALAAGITFFAGYPITPSSEIAEHLCHALPRRSGRFIQMEDEIAAMGAVVGASLAGAKAMTATSGPGFSLKQENLGFACMAEAPCVVVNVMRGGPSTGLPTMPSQGDVMQARWGTHGDHPIVVLTPNSVPETFELTIRAFNLAETYRTPVILLLDEILGHTEEKFRTPESVEVLDRVGPDCPPSEYLPYRHTESGVPPMAAYGDGYRFHVTGLAHDETGFPTNNPAEIEKLALRLHRKIDQARADIVQVVREETDDAELLVFAYGSTSRSAAQAVREARARGIKAGLLRPRTIWPFPDQEIRELTSQVQAIIVPEMALGQIAHEVEWAVAGACPVIPLSRIDGQPIRPGQVLEQIEKASR is encoded by the coding sequence ATGACCACCATCAAGCTCGAGCCCAAGGTCCGGGTGATGTCGGGCAACGAGGCCTGCGCTCACGGCGCGCTGGCGGCCGGCATCACCTTTTTCGCCGGCTACCCCATCACGCCGTCGTCGGAGATCGCCGAGCACCTCTGTCACGCCCTGCCCCGCCGTTCCGGCCGCTTCATCCAGATGGAAGACGAGATCGCCGCGATGGGAGCGGTCGTGGGCGCGTCGCTGGCTGGGGCCAAGGCCATGACGGCCACCTCGGGCCCCGGCTTTTCGCTCAAACAGGAAAACCTCGGCTTCGCCTGCATGGCCGAGGCGCCGTGCGTGGTGGTCAACGTGATGCGGGGCGGACCGAGCACCGGGCTGCCCACCATGCCCTCCCAGGGCGACGTGATGCAGGCGCGCTGGGGCACCCACGGCGATCACCCGATCGTGGTGCTGACTCCCAACTCGGTCCCCGAGACCTTCGAATTGACCATCCGCGCGTTCAACCTGGCCGAAACCTACCGCACCCCGGTGATCCTGCTGCTCGACGAAATTCTCGGGCACACCGAAGAGAAGTTTCGCACTCCGGAATCGGTGGAAGTCCTCGACCGGGTCGGTCCCGACTGCCCGCCTTCCGAGTACCTGCCCTACAGGCACACGGAGTCGGGCGTCCCGCCGATGGCCGCATACGGCGACGGCTACCGTTTCCACGTCACCGGCCTGGCCCACGACGAAACCGGCTTTCCCACCAACAATCCTGCGGAGATCGAGAAGCTGGCCCTCCGCCTGCACCGCAAGATCGACCAGGCCCGGGCCGACATCGTCCAGGTCGTGCGGGAAGAAACCGACGACGCCGAGCTGCTGGTCTTCGCCTACGGCTCCACCTCGCGCTCCGCCGCCCAGGCCGTGCGCGAGGCGCGGGCCCGCGGGATCAAGGCCGGACTGCTGCGGCCGCGCACCATCTGGCCCTTCCCCGACCAGGAAATCCGCGAGCTGACCTCCCAGGTCCAGGCCATCATCGTCCCCGAGATGGCCCTCGGGCAGATCGCCCACGAGGTGGAGTGGGCCGTGGCGGGCGCGTGCCCGGTGATTCCGCTCTCCCGTATCGATGGACAGCCGATCCGTCCGGGACAAGTGCTCGAGCAGATCGAGAAGGCGAGCCGCTAG
- a CDS encoding 2-oxoacid:ferredoxin oxidoreductase subunit beta, translating to MAKKLIDYNKYLRLDKFPLIWCPGCGDGIVLKAILRAIDRLGLEQDKVCMVSGIGCSSRTPGYVDFNTLHTTHGRALAFATGVKMARPELHVIVVTGDGDACAIGGNHFIHAARRNIDITVLLYNNWIYGMTGGQASPATPAGDRASTAPFGAIEPNFDIARLAAAAGASFVARETVAKPALMDKWIEKAITRKGFSLVELMTPCPTTYGRRNRMANPVDMVEDLKRRSVSVAKAERLGDELPDNAIVTGVFVDDESRPEYTERYARLVESLGGTPSPTSPVGAK from the coding sequence ATGGCGAAAAAGCTCATCGACTACAACAAGTATCTCCGCCTCGACAAGTTCCCGCTGATCTGGTGCCCGGGCTGCGGAGACGGCATCGTCCTCAAGGCCATCTTGCGCGCCATCGACCGCCTCGGCCTCGAACAGGACAAGGTCTGCATGGTCTCGGGCATCGGTTGCTCCTCCCGTACGCCGGGTTACGTGGACTTCAACACCCTGCACACCACTCACGGTCGCGCCCTGGCCTTCGCCACCGGCGTGAAGATGGCCCGGCCCGAGCTGCACGTGATCGTGGTGACCGGCGACGGCGACGCCTGCGCCATCGGCGGCAACCACTTCATCCACGCCGCCCGGCGCAACATCGACATTACGGTGCTGCTCTACAACAACTGGATCTACGGCATGACCGGCGGCCAGGCATCCCCCGCGACCCCAGCCGGCGACCGGGCCTCCACCGCTCCCTTCGGCGCCATCGAGCCCAACTTCGACATCGCCCGGCTGGCCGCGGCGGCCGGGGCCAGCTTCGTGGCCCGGGAGACGGTGGCCAAGCCCGCGCTGATGGACAAGTGGATCGAGAAGGCCATCACCCGCAAGGGATTCTCCCTGGTGGAGTTGATGACTCCCTGCCCCACCACCTATGGCCGCCGCAACCGCATGGCCAACCCGGTGGACATGGTCGAGGATCTCAAGCGCCGTTCGGTTTCCGTCGCCAAGGCCGAGCGGCTGGGCGACGAGTTGCCCGACAATGCTATCGTCACCGGGGTCTTCGTCGACGACGAATCCCGGCCCGAGTACACCGAGCGCTACGCCCGGCTGGTGGAGAGTCTCGGCGGCACGCCGTCGCCCACTTCGCCGGTCGGTGCGAAGTGA
- a CDS encoding 2-oxoacid:acceptor oxidoreductase family protein has protein sequence MSFRYEMRLSGEGGQGLVLAGKILAEAAAIYDDRNATQSQSYGPEARGGASKSEVIISDGEIDFPKAENLDLLLALTQEALDKYHHDLKPGGLLLVDADAATRLPEGAWKVIQVPFIRIAREKIGRAIVANIVAVGVIVKLSGAVSVKAAEEAILARVPRGTEELNLEAFRTGLATAEEVAPTVS, from the coding sequence ATGAGCTTTCGTTACGAAATGCGCCTGAGCGGCGAAGGTGGCCAGGGACTGGTCCTGGCAGGCAAGATCCTCGCCGAGGCGGCCGCGATCTACGACGACCGTAACGCGACCCAGAGCCAATCCTACGGTCCCGAGGCCCGCGGCGGCGCGAGCAAGTCGGAAGTGATCATCTCCGACGGGGAGATCGATTTCCCCAAGGCGGAGAACCTCGACCTGCTGCTGGCCCTGACCCAGGAAGCCCTGGACAAGTACCACCACGACCTCAAGCCCGGCGGCCTGCTGCTGGTGGATGCCGACGCGGCGACCCGCCTTCCCGAAGGTGCCTGGAAGGTGATCCAGGTGCCCTTCATCCGCATCGCCAGGGAGAAAATCGGCCGGGCGATCGTGGCCAACATCGTGGCCGTGGGCGTGATCGTGAAGCTTTCCGGCGCCGTCAGCGTCAAGGCCGCGGAAGAAGCGATCCTGGCCCGTGTCCCGCGGGGGACCGAGGAACTCAACCTCGAGGCCTTCCGCACCGGTCTGGCCACCGCGGAAGAAGTGGCGCCGACAGTGAGCTGA
- a CDS encoding saccharopine dehydrogenase C-terminal domain-containing protein, whose product MKKILVLGAGQSSPFLIRYLLDRADRHDWFVTVADRDDALAARRTEDHHRASHLALDMSDTLALSAEIRNADLVVNFMPPRFQPLIAWECVQQGRSMVSVSYRNEDLRQLDADARRKGVLLLPEMGLDPGIDVMTAAEIVDRVRRAGGRIESFESYGGGLPAVDCECNPLRYVITWNPRNVVMAAEEGAQYLLDGKIKIVPWHHVFDRSWRVEVPGVGTLEGYPNRDSLSYQQIFGLDHVHTMIRGTLRYPGWSETWGQIVKLGLPNEHLRIPSLEEHSMAEIVEMFLPRSASGANLQARVANFLGISPTGAIMRNLEWLGLFDTEPLGTGGQTSAEVLIGLLERKLALPAEGRDMVVLHHVLEVRYPDDGDRRERITATFTDKGVPGSMTAMARSVGNPAAIAVEKMLTGEFPLTGCHIPTHPAIYEPVLAELRGAGLAFHEHTEPL is encoded by the coding sequence ATGAAGAAGATCCTCGTTCTGGGCGCTGGTCAGAGTTCACCCTTTCTGATCCGCTACCTGCTGGACCGTGCCGATCGGCACGACTGGTTCGTCACCGTCGCGGATCGAGACGACGCCCTCGCCGCCCGACGCACGGAGGACCATCACCGCGCGAGCCACCTGGCCCTGGACATGAGCGACACCCTGGCCCTGTCGGCAGAGATCCGGAATGCGGACCTGGTCGTGAACTTCATGCCGCCCCGCTTCCAGCCGCTGATCGCCTGGGAGTGCGTCCAGCAGGGCCGAAGCATGGTCTCGGTTTCCTATCGCAACGAGGACTTGCGCCAGCTCGACGCCGACGCCCGCCGCAAGGGGGTGCTGTTGCTGCCGGAGATGGGCCTCGACCCGGGGATCGACGTCATGACCGCAGCCGAAATCGTCGATCGGGTGCGCCGGGCCGGCGGCCGGATCGAGAGCTTCGAATCCTATGGCGGGGGCTTGCCGGCGGTGGACTGCGAGTGCAACCCCCTGCGCTACGTGATCACCTGGAACCCCCGCAACGTGGTGATGGCCGCGGAGGAGGGGGCCCAGTACCTGCTCGACGGCAAGATCAAGATCGTTCCCTGGCACCATGTCTTCGATCGTTCCTGGCGGGTGGAGGTTCCGGGGGTCGGCACGCTCGAGGGTTATCCCAATCGGGATTCCCTGTCCTACCAGCAGATCTTCGGCCTCGATCACGTGCACACGATGATTCGCGGCACCCTGCGCTACCCCGGCTGGAGCGAGACCTGGGGCCAGATCGTCAAGCTCGGTCTGCCCAACGAGCACCTGCGTATCCCCTCGCTCGAAGAGCACTCCATGGCGGAGATCGTCGAGATGTTCCTGCCTCGCAGCGCTTCGGGGGCCAATCTGCAGGCCCGGGTGGCCAACTTCCTGGGCATCAGTCCCACGGGGGCCATCATGCGCAACCTGGAATGGCTCGGCCTGTTCGACACCGAGCCTCTGGGAACCGGTGGGCAGACATCCGCAGAAGTGCTGATCGGCCTGCTCGAGCGGAAGTTGGCACTGCCGGCGGAAGGCCGGGACATGGTCGTGCTGCACCACGTGCTGGAGGTGCGCTATCCGGACGACGGCGATCGCCGTGAGCGCATCACGGCCACTTTCACCGACAAGGGTGTTCCCGGTTCGATGACGGCCATGGCGCGCTCCGTGGGCAACCCCGCCGCCATCGCGGTGGAAAAGATGCTCACCGGAGAGTTTCCCCTGACCGGCTGTCATATTCCGACCCATCCGGCGATCTACGAGCCGGTGCTGGCGGAGCTGAGAGGGGCGGGCCTGGCCTTCCACGAGCATACCGAGCCTCTCTGA